Proteins encoded together in one Desulfosporosinus meridiei DSM 13257 window:
- a CDS encoding divergent PAP2 family protein gives MPFFLGIFHNTILISAITAWFSAQFLKVIVNLIVIRKLNFSLFFSSGGFPSSHSAMVSALALGVGKYHGWDSPIFAVAAVFLIVVLYDATGVRRAAGKQAEVLNKLIEFLYHGPDLAQKRLKELIGHTPFEVFGGVIVGIIVSLLI, from the coding sequence ATGCCTTTTTTTCTGGGAATTTTCCACAATACAATATTGATTTCGGCGATTACTGCCTGGTTTTCTGCCCAGTTCTTAAAAGTAATCGTTAATCTAATTGTAATAAGAAAACTAAATTTCTCATTATTTTTCAGCTCCGGTGGTTTTCCGAGTTCCCACTCTGCAATGGTGAGTGCATTGGCTTTAGGTGTTGGGAAATACCATGGCTGGGATTCGCCTATTTTTGCAGTAGCAGCTGTTTTCCTGATAGTTGTTTTATATGATGCTACCGGAGTCAGACGGGCTGCCGGAAAACAGGCCGAGGTTCTGAATAAATTGATTGAGTTTTTATATCATGGGCCGGATCTGGCTCAAAAACGATTAAAAGAACTGATTGGACATACTCCTTTCGAAGTTTTCGGAGGAGTTATTGTTGGGATAATAGTAAGTCTTCTGATTTAG
- the argR gene encoding arginine repressor, with amino-acid sequence MKARRQMKVQEIITKEIIHTQEDLAERLRLAGFDVTQATVSRDIKEMGLIKVPSQGEEYRYAIPSEAHPANLQDRLKRLLREAMVSINDTDNLIVIRTIPGNAHALAAIMDNSNWEELIGTVAGDDTILLVIKPKEAVQTVLERISALLG; translated from the coding sequence ATGAAAGCACGTCGCCAGATGAAAGTTCAAGAAATAATTACTAAGGAAATTATTCATACTCAGGAGGATCTTGCTGAAAGACTACGCTTAGCTGGCTTTGATGTTACACAGGCAACCGTATCTAGAGATATCAAAGAAATGGGCTTAATAAAAGTCCCCAGCCAAGGAGAAGAGTATCGCTATGCAATTCCAAGTGAAGCACATCCGGCAAACTTACAAGATCGTTTGAAGCGGTTGTTAAGAGAAGCTATGGTGTCTATTAATGACACAGATAATCTTATTGTAATACGCACGATACCCGGAAACGCCCATGCCTTAGCTGCAATTATGGATAACAGCAACTGGGAAGAGCTTATTGGCACTGTTGCAGGAGATGACACAATTCTTTTGGTAATTAAGCCAAAGGAGGCCGTTCAGACGGTTCTTGAAAGGATAAGCGCCTTGCTGGGATAG
- the spo0A gene encoding sporulation transcription factor Spo0A: MQRPIRVLLADDNREFVEVVKEYIERQEDMSLVGVAYHGNEALELISREEPHVVLLDIIMPHLDGLGVLEKLQNASLRPKIIILTAFGQESMTQRAVSLGANYYILKPFDLEILGKRIRQLQDDFSSTLNSASNGNRAGAMNSSATTNPNINTASNNNLNLSSSSQISTGILPPTSKNLEVEVTRMIHQMGVPAHVKGYQYLRDAIVNVVTDVSLLGAVTKELYPMIAVKYQTTPSRVERAIRHAIELAWDRGNVDFMNRFFGYTINVDRGKPTNSEFVAMVADKLRMSIMY, from the coding sequence ATGCAAAGGCCTATACGTGTCTTATTGGCAGATGACAACCGAGAATTTGTCGAGGTGGTCAAGGAATATATTGAACGGCAGGAGGATATGAGCCTTGTAGGGGTAGCATATCATGGAAATGAGGCTCTAGAATTAATTTCTCGGGAGGAACCTCATGTTGTGCTATTGGATATCATAATGCCCCATCTGGATGGATTAGGTGTATTGGAAAAACTTCAGAATGCATCCCTTAGACCTAAGATTATTATCTTAACTGCTTTTGGGCAGGAATCCATGACTCAGCGGGCAGTCAGCCTTGGTGCAAATTATTACATTTTGAAACCCTTTGATTTAGAGATTCTGGGGAAACGAATTCGTCAATTACAAGATGATTTTTCTAGTACCTTAAATAGTGCTTCCAATGGCAACAGAGCAGGTGCCATGAATTCGAGCGCTACTACAAATCCTAATATTAATACAGCGTCTAACAATAATCTAAACTTAAGTTCAAGTTCACAGATTTCCACCGGAATTTTACCACCTACTTCGAAAAATCTTGAAGTAGAAGTTACAAGAATGATTCACCAAATGGGTGTACCGGCCCATGTCAAAGGGTATCAGTATTTACGAGATGCAATTGTAAATGTAGTAACTGATGTATCCTTGCTGGGAGCAGTGACAAAAGAGCTCTATCCAATGATTGCCGTAAAATATCAGACAACTCCCAGTCGAGTTGAAAGAGCTATTCGTCATGCCATTGAATTAGCTTGGGATCGCGGAAATGTGGATTTCATGAATCGCTTTTTTGGTTATACCATTAATGTGGATCGCGGTAAGCCTACTAATTCAGAGTTTGTGGCAATGGTTGCTGACAAACTGCGGATGTCGATAATGTACTAG
- a CDS encoding TlyA family RNA methyltransferase has protein sequence MAKGKERIDVLMVKNGLAASREKAKAMVMSGIVFIAGQRVDKPGVEVSLESIIELKGEILPFVSRGGLKLAKALEAFPISFKDKVVVDIGASTGGFTDCALQNGAKRVYAVDVGYGQLDWKLRTDPRVVSMERVNARYLSKDTLPEKVDWVVTDVAFISVTKIFGAMIAILKDDGQVVALIKPQFEAGREHVGKKGVVRDSGVHKQVIETVLSQAEGIGFRVLGLNYSPIRGPEGNIEYLAWLGLQNEEGIDWHSELELVVQKAQKETE, from the coding sequence GTGGCTAAAGGGAAAGAACGAATTGATGTGTTAATGGTCAAGAATGGCTTGGCAGCCAGCCGTGAAAAGGCTAAAGCAATGGTAATGTCAGGGATTGTCTTTATAGCCGGCCAACGAGTAGATAAACCGGGGGTAGAAGTTTCTCTAGAATCTATCATTGAGTTGAAAGGGGAAATCCTGCCGTTTGTTTCGCGGGGAGGATTAAAACTGGCCAAAGCACTGGAGGCTTTTCCGATCTCTTTTAAGGATAAAGTAGTCGTAGATATAGGAGCTTCGACGGGAGGGTTTACGGATTGTGCTTTGCAAAACGGTGCAAAACGAGTATATGCAGTTGATGTAGGGTACGGGCAGTTAGACTGGAAACTGCGGACAGATCCTCGCGTTGTCTCCATGGAGCGAGTAAATGCACGTTATCTCTCTAAGGATACCTTGCCGGAGAAAGTTGATTGGGTTGTAACGGATGTTGCTTTTATTTCGGTTACTAAAATTTTTGGGGCAATGATAGCAATTCTTAAAGATGATGGACAAGTAGTAGCTTTGATCAAACCTCAATTTGAGGCCGGGCGAGAGCATGTGGGGAAAAAAGGCGTTGTAAGAGATAGCGGCGTTCATAAGCAAGTTATTGAGACAGTTCTAAGTCAGGCAGAAGGTATAGGATTTCGGGTCTTAGGGTTAAACTATTCACCAATTCGTGGACCAGAGGGAAATATTGAATATTTAGCTTGGTTAGGTTTGCAAAATGAAGAGGGAATAGATTGGCATTCAGAGCTGGAACTTGTAGTTCAAAAGGCTCAGAAAGAGACGGAATAG
- the dxs gene encoding 1-deoxy-D-xylulose-5-phosphate synthase has product MGLLEKIQEPKDLRKLDFQELNLLAQEIREEMIKVVSKNGGHLAPNLGVVELTLALHRIFNSPQDKIVWDVGHQTYVHKLLTGRLRQFKTIRQYKGLSGFPKRGESPHDSFETGHSSTSISAAVGYAKARDVLREKHHVVAVIGDGAMTGGMAYEALNHAGHSETNVIVVLNDNEMSISPNVGAMSTYLNRLRTDPLYDKRKEDLEYLLKRIPGIGNQVAKLAAKAKDSVKYLLVPGLLFEELGFTYLGPIDGHDQACVEQVLDQAKNKKGPVLVHVVTCKGKGYKPAEENPDVFHGLGPFDPETGKVIKKSAPPTYTAVFGETLCKLAKENPKIVAITAAMPSGTGLKEFAREFPERFFDVGIAEQHAVTFAAGLSFGGLKPVVAIYSTFYQRAYDQVLHDVCLQGANVVLAIDRAGIVGDDGPTHHGVFDISFFRIIPNLVLMAPKDENELRHMLYTALKYDGPVALRYPRSVGQGVAQDDHLTEIPIGKAEVLRDGRDVTLIGIGPMVHTCLQAAQELSQRGVDAAVINLRYINPLDRKLLSHYARLTKKIITLEDHSLKGGMGSAILEFLEEEGLNGVTVERLGYPGFVDQGSIPQLLSIHGLSIKGIMQAAERLRLFRSVAQS; this is encoded by the coding sequence ATGGGACTTCTTGAAAAGATCCAAGAACCTAAGGACTTGCGCAAGCTAGATTTCCAAGAGCTAAACCTGTTAGCGCAAGAGATTCGAGAAGAAATGATAAAAGTGGTCTCCAAAAACGGAGGGCATTTAGCGCCGAACCTGGGGGTTGTGGAACTAACCTTGGCGTTACATCGAATATTTAATAGCCCCCAGGATAAAATTGTGTGGGATGTGGGTCACCAGACCTATGTACATAAACTTTTGACAGGGCGATTAAGACAGTTTAAGACCATTCGTCAGTACAAGGGATTGTCAGGTTTCCCTAAACGAGGAGAGAGCCCTCACGACAGTTTTGAAACTGGCCATTCCAGCACATCCATATCAGCTGCTGTTGGTTATGCCAAAGCTCGGGATGTTCTGAGAGAAAAACACCATGTTGTGGCTGTCATTGGAGACGGAGCGATGACTGGTGGGATGGCTTACGAAGCCTTAAATCACGCGGGACATAGTGAAACAAACGTTATTGTAGTTTTAAATGACAATGAAATGTCTATTTCACCAAATGTTGGCGCTATGTCTACCTACTTGAACCGATTAAGGACGGATCCACTCTATGATAAGCGAAAAGAAGATCTGGAGTATCTATTAAAGCGAATTCCCGGGATAGGAAATCAAGTAGCAAAGCTAGCCGCTAAAGCTAAAGATAGCGTAAAATATTTACTTGTTCCCGGACTGCTTTTTGAAGAGTTAGGGTTTACCTATTTAGGCCCTATTGACGGTCATGATCAAGCCTGTGTAGAGCAAGTGTTAGATCAAGCTAAGAATAAGAAAGGGCCGGTTCTTGTTCATGTTGTGACTTGTAAAGGAAAAGGGTACAAACCGGCAGAAGAGAATCCGGATGTTTTTCATGGACTGGGCCCTTTTGATCCGGAAACTGGGAAAGTCATTAAAAAATCAGCTCCTCCAACCTACACCGCAGTTTTTGGAGAAACTCTTTGTAAGCTGGCTAAGGAAAATCCGAAAATTGTAGCGATTACTGCAGCAATGCCCAGTGGAACAGGTCTAAAAGAATTCGCTAGGGAATTTCCTGAACGTTTTTTTGATGTGGGGATTGCTGAACAGCATGCGGTGACATTCGCCGCTGGATTATCTTTCGGGGGCCTAAAACCTGTAGTCGCCATATACTCCACCTTTTATCAAAGAGCCTATGATCAGGTTTTGCACGATGTCTGTTTGCAAGGAGCCAATGTTGTTTTGGCAATTGACCGCGCAGGTATTGTCGGAGATGATGGCCCCACCCATCATGGAGTGTTTGATATATCCTTTTTTAGAATCATTCCTAACCTGGTCTTAATGGCTCCTAAAGACGAAAATGAGTTGCGTCATATGCTTTATACTGCACTAAAATATGACGGTCCGGTTGCCTTGCGGTATCCGAGATCAGTAGGGCAGGGTGTTGCGCAAGATGATCACTTAACCGAAATTCCTATCGGGAAAGCAGAAGTCCTGAGAGATGGCAGAGATGTAACTTTAATTGGCATTGGTCCAATGGTACATACTTGTCTCCAGGCGGCTCAAGAATTAAGTCAGCGCGGTGTAGACGCCGCTGTTATAAACTTGCGTTATATAAATCCCTTAGATCGTAAACTATTGTCCCACTATGCTCGGCTCACCAAAAAGATTATCACCTTAGAAGACCATTCCCTTAAAGGGGGCATGGGAAGCGCGATTTTAGAATTTCTTGAAGAAGAAGGGCTCAACGGAGTAACAGTTGAACGATTGGGATACCCCGGCTTTGTTGATCAAGGCTCAATTCCCCAATTGCTTTCGATTCATGGTTTATCAATAAAGGGTATTATGCAAGCCGCTGAACGGCTAAGGCTATTTCGCAGCGTTGCTCAGTCGTAA
- the recN gene encoding DNA repair protein RecN, protein MLAELHVENFGLMETVRMDFGRGLTVFTGETGAGKSMLIDALGVLLGGRASIDFIRHGESRARIEGVFEDLAPEYLLRLEEAGYPVEDGQLFLFREINSTGKNVCRVQGRSIPLTLYRSLCVGLVDIHGQIEHLSLFRPETHQNLLDALGGLQDDVDLVSKAARAYQKILRKERDLSISEDERQKREEVLAFQIEEIERVNPVPGEEEDLSQERKRLSNAERISSLGSEAYAALYEGSSGKPSAFDMLGLVRKALQELNRLDESLNVHDQIESIYYSSEDLAEQIRAYRDNFEFEPGRLDQIEERLILLKKLKRFGATIQEVLAKRDTMLRELDQITHVQEQFETINQEKREALKAYEKVAKQLSLKRHEIAKNIENGLAREFADLGLEKSRFEVRFTPNDEPTTGGLETAEFYFSANLGEPPKPLAKVASGGEMSRLMLALKSLLARVESVGTFIFDEVDSGVGGRTIHRVGEKLAKIAQNKQVFCITHAAQVAAFAEAHYGIVKEVTGKRTRTRVDILSENERIEELARMLGGGEIEIARKHAQELWQRSGRGLT, encoded by the coding sequence ATGCTCGCAGAGCTGCACGTGGAGAATTTTGGACTTATGGAGACAGTTCGAATGGATTTTGGTCGGGGCCTAACAGTGTTTACAGGAGAAACCGGCGCAGGAAAATCAATGTTGATCGACGCGTTGGGAGTTCTGTTAGGTGGGAGAGCCAGCATAGATTTTATCCGGCATGGGGAATCCCGGGCACGGATTGAAGGTGTCTTTGAGGATCTGGCCCCAGAGTATCTGCTTAGGCTCGAAGAAGCTGGCTATCCAGTTGAAGATGGACAGCTATTTCTTTTTCGAGAAATAAACTCTACGGGAAAAAACGTCTGCCGTGTTCAAGGCCGGTCAATTCCGTTAACTCTCTATCGTTCACTTTGTGTAGGGCTTGTAGATATTCATGGTCAAATAGAACATCTTTCTCTATTTCGCCCTGAAACCCACCAAAATCTTTTAGATGCCCTTGGAGGCCTTCAAGATGATGTTGATTTAGTGAGTAAAGCTGCCAGAGCCTACCAAAAGATTCTGCGCAAAGAACGTGACTTATCTATCTCGGAAGATGAGCGACAAAAGCGGGAAGAGGTGCTTGCGTTTCAAATTGAAGAGATTGAAAGGGTTAATCCAGTTCCTGGTGAAGAAGAAGATCTCTCTCAAGAAAGGAAACGACTCAGCAATGCAGAGAGAATTTCTAGTTTGGGCTCTGAGGCTTATGCGGCGCTTTATGAAGGTTCTTCTGGCAAACCATCAGCCTTTGATATGCTAGGCCTGGTGCGTAAAGCCCTGCAGGAACTGAATCGCTTAGATGAGAGTTTAAATGTCCATGACCAAATCGAATCTATCTATTACTCCTCCGAAGATCTGGCTGAACAAATCCGGGCATATCGTGATAATTTTGAGTTCGAACCTGGTAGGCTCGACCAGATTGAAGAGAGACTGATTCTTCTCAAAAAGCTAAAGAGATTTGGAGCCACAATTCAAGAAGTTTTAGCTAAGCGGGATACTATGCTTCGAGAACTGGATCAGATAACCCATGTTCAGGAACAATTCGAAACAATTAATCAAGAAAAGCGCGAAGCCCTCAAAGCTTATGAAAAAGTAGCAAAACAGCTAAGCTTAAAACGTCATGAAATTGCTAAGAACATTGAAAATGGACTGGCGCGTGAATTTGCTGATTTAGGTTTAGAGAAAAGTCGTTTTGAAGTCCGATTTACACCTAATGACGAGCCTACTACAGGTGGGCTTGAAACAGCAGAATTTTATTTTTCGGCTAATTTGGGAGAACCCCCCAAACCCTTGGCAAAAGTTGCTTCAGGTGGAGAAATGTCTCGTTTGATGCTTGCTTTAAAGAGTTTGCTGGCTAGAGTCGAAAGTGTGGGCACTTTTATCTTTGATGAGGTAGACAGTGGAGTCGGAGGCAGAACGATTCACCGAGTTGGTGAAAAATTGGCCAAGATTGCTCAAAATAAGCAGGTTTTCTGTATTACCCATGCAGCTCAGGTCGCGGCTTTTGCCGAAGCTCATTATGGTATCGTAAAAGAAGTAACTGGGAAAAGGACTCGGACTCGAGTTGATATATTATCTGAGAATGAGCGTATTGAAGAACTTGCCAGAATGCTCGGAGGCGGAGAAATAGAAATAGCTCGTAAACATGCCCAAGAATTATGGCAGCGATCAGGGCGAGGGTTAACCTGA
- a CDS encoding NUDIX domain-containing protein, with translation MEKDNLLEEYLEGEVILEGRIIRVERDSVLLPNGHVSTREVVRHPGAVGVIAVLDQEILLVRQYRYAIAQETLEIPAGKLDANESPLECAKRELREETGYRGSMEGVSTFYTTPGFTDEVMHLFLARDLIWDPLKPDEDEFLRVERIPWDKAVQMARKNLFKDAKTILGILLLQGQI, from the coding sequence TTGGAAAAGGACAATTTACTGGAAGAATACCTGGAGGGGGAAGTTATATTAGAGGGGCGCATAATTCGAGTTGAACGGGATTCTGTGCTCTTGCCAAATGGGCATGTGTCAACGCGTGAGGTGGTTAGACATCCTGGCGCAGTGGGCGTAATTGCTGTATTGGATCAAGAAATACTTTTGGTGCGTCAATATCGATATGCAATTGCTCAAGAGACCTTAGAAATCCCTGCAGGAAAACTGGATGCTAATGAATCTCCTCTGGAATGTGCTAAACGGGAACTACGTGAAGAAACAGGTTATAGAGGCAGCATGGAAGGAGTTAGTACCTTTTATACCACACCAGGGTTTACGGACGAGGTTATGCACCTATTCTTGGCTCGAGATTTAATTTGGGATCCCCTAAAACCGGATGAGGACGAATTTTTACGAGTAGAAAGAATTCCCTGGGATAAAGCAGTGCAAATGGCGCGGAAGAACCTGTTCAA
- a CDS encoding NAD(+)/NADH kinase, with protein MQKIVGLWRNMSKPEALTLAVKIEDWFQARGWQVLTEWEDIIKHKIEFLISLGGDGTLLQAAREASTYGIPVMGVNFGKLGFLCEIEREEVYNALEKLLRQEYQIQERLMLNVVVNGGGRDGASYRVLNDVVFSREGSDGIITLQANLSGEPSVSYPADGLIISTPTGSTAYSLSAGGPIVSPNVQAILLTPLAAHSLSARPMLVSNEEEIKIILANGEKCMVTFDGRQSILIYADQAVVIKTAPTKALLIRIGTRSFPQVVREKLRDRWHE; from the coding sequence ATGCAAAAAATTGTTGGTTTGTGGCGTAATATGAGTAAACCTGAAGCCCTGACCTTGGCGGTCAAGATTGAGGATTGGTTTCAAGCTCGTGGTTGGCAGGTTTTAACCGAGTGGGAAGATATTATTAAGCATAAAATAGAGTTTCTAATATCCCTGGGAGGGGATGGTACTCTTCTCCAGGCAGCCCGAGAAGCTTCAACCTATGGAATCCCTGTGATGGGAGTGAATTTTGGAAAACTGGGTTTTCTCTGTGAAATTGAACGAGAAGAAGTCTACAACGCTTTGGAAAAGCTTCTGCGGCAAGAATATCAAATTCAAGAGCGGTTGATGTTAAATGTAGTTGTTAACGGCGGCGGTCGAGACGGTGCTTCCTACAGGGTATTAAACGATGTGGTTTTTTCCAGAGAAGGCAGTGATGGAATCATTACATTGCAAGCAAACCTATCTGGAGAACCTTCCGTCAGCTATCCTGCAGATGGCTTGATAATATCTACTCCAACAGGATCGACAGCCTATTCACTTTCTGCCGGAGGGCCAATTGTCAGTCCAAATGTTCAAGCAATTTTGTTGACACCTTTAGCTGCACATTCTTTATCTGCTCGGCCTATGCTCGTTTCAAATGAGGAAGAAATCAAAATTATCTTGGCTAATGGAGAGAAATGTATGGTGACTTTTGATGGCAGGCAAAGCATCTTAATTTATGCAGATCAAGCAGTTGTCATCAAAACTGCGCCAACAAAAGCCTTATTGATTCGAATAGGTACACGTAGTTTTCCCCAGGTCGTTCGAGAGAAGTTAAGAGATCGTTGGCATGAGTAA
- the spoIVB gene encoding SpoIVB peptidase has translation MKKRSVLLVISLLYCTFLQLLVELPQMHQAQVSQLEPSLSGVWSKVIQIEKTSSVSASSSSLSNSQVSQKLDIAYKLFGIFPLKTGEVEVMSPMSLIPGGQSIGVTLQTKGVMVVGQAPVVDKNGKNSFPAKDAGIQVGDILLKIENQDVKTDQEVSNAIDAAGKQKGTATVLFKHQEQMVEKVVTPIYCVETGRYRMGLFVRDEAAGVGTLSFINPANNLYGALGHVITDADTNQKIEVYNGKVIASTIYAIEKGKRGHPGEKIGSFVPNSSFSGTIEKNTMTGIFGKMNGQVENPYFKEAIPVGWESEVKVGPAKIYTVIKGEKIEEFTVNIDRVMHNRTDSKNMIIRVTDPRLLEVTGGIIQGMSGSPIVQDGKLIGAVTHVFVNDAQRGYGVFIQNMINDSSMRDKQEAA, from the coding sequence GTGAAAAAAAGAAGTGTATTATTAGTGATCAGTCTCTTGTATTGCACCTTCCTTCAACTATTAGTAGAATTACCTCAAATGCATCAAGCTCAAGTTAGTCAATTAGAACCAAGCCTAAGTGGAGTTTGGTCAAAAGTTATTCAAATTGAAAAAACTTCATCTGTTTCTGCTTCTTCTTCAAGTTTATCTAATTCACAGGTTTCGCAAAAGCTGGATATAGCTTATAAGCTCTTTGGTATCTTTCCACTAAAGACGGGAGAAGTAGAAGTAATGAGTCCTATGTCATTAATTCCTGGAGGCCAATCGATTGGTGTTACCTTGCAGACAAAAGGAGTTATGGTTGTAGGACAGGCCCCGGTAGTTGATAAGAATGGAAAGAATTCTTTTCCTGCCAAAGATGCCGGGATTCAAGTAGGAGACATTTTGTTGAAAATTGAAAACCAAGACGTTAAAACGGACCAAGAGGTGTCCAATGCAATTGATGCTGCAGGTAAACAAAAAGGAACCGCAACTGTGTTGTTTAAACATCAAGAACAAATGGTTGAAAAGGTAGTCACTCCAATTTATTGTGTTGAGACTGGAAGGTATAGAATGGGCTTATTTGTTCGCGATGAAGCTGCAGGTGTCGGAACCTTATCCTTTATCAACCCAGCAAACAATTTATATGGTGCTTTAGGTCATGTAATTACCGATGCAGATACTAATCAGAAAATAGAAGTTTATAATGGTAAGGTAATTGCCTCAACAATTTACGCTATTGAAAAAGGTAAACGTGGTCATCCGGGTGAGAAAATCGGTTCCTTTGTTCCTAACTCTAGTTTTAGTGGAACTATCGAAAAAAATACTATGACAGGTATTTTTGGTAAAATGAATGGACAAGTTGAAAATCCTTATTTCAAGGAAGCCATTCCGGTTGGATGGGAGTCAGAAGTAAAAGTCGGTCCCGCTAAAATATATACGGTAATAAAAGGAGAAAAGATTGAGGAGTTTACTGTTAATATCGATCGAGTTATGCATAATCGAACTGACAGTAAAAATATGATTATTAGAGTAACCGATCCTAGGTTGCTTGAGGTTACAGGAGGTATTATTCAAGGAATGAGCGGAAGTCCAATTGTGCAAGATGGCAAGCTAATTGGAGCAGTGACTCATGTATTTGTGAATGACGCTCAACGAGGGTATGGAGTGTTTATTCAGAACATGATCAATGACAGTTCTATGCGCGATAAACAGGAAGCAGCTTAA